Proteins encoded in a region of the Mycolicibacterium duvalii genome:
- a CDS encoding molybdopterin-dependent oxidoreductase, translating to MTDTALRICPLCEATCGLTLTLADGRVTGARGDRDDVFSAGFICPKGASFAELDNDPDRLATPLVRRDGVLTEATWDEAFAAVADGLGGVLAQHGGGAVGVYLGNPNAHTVAGGLYTPLVVRALGTRQVFSASTLDQMPKHVALGLMFGSPVAFTVPDLDRTDYLVVIGANPLVSNGSVTTAPDFPGKLRALRKRGGRLVVIDPARTRTAEIADRHLAPRPGTDAALLLGVVHALFDEALVDLGPVAEHVDGLEQVRALADDFAPEVVADHCGVAASEIRVLARELAAAPSAAVYGRIGTSTVEFGTLGSWLVDVVNILTGNLDRPGGVMFPLAPTAPAPRPPKPGRGFRTGRWHSRVSGYPEALSELPAAALAEEIETPGEGQIKAIVTIAGNPVLSAPDGDRLDRALASVDFMLSVDPYLNETTRHADVILPPPPPSASPHFDLALNALAVRNNARYSPPVLPRADRPDEAEILARIVLILSGVGADGDPALVDDQVIAATLAKETADPDSPVAGRDVDELTAMLAEGPGYERRLDLMLRLGAYGDAFGARPDGLTLAALKAAPHGIDLGPLRPRLAEVLRTPSGRIELAPDQLVADTARLREAVTSTPAAMVLIGRRHLRSNNSWMHNLPALAGGTNRCTLRIHPDDAAEIGVTDTARVKGPGGELVVPVELDDGMRRGVTSLPHGWGHDRAGTGQQVAAAEPGVNVNQLNDGTTLDPLSGTAVLNGIPVLVEPVG from the coding sequence CCCGCGGTGATCGTGACGACGTGTTCAGCGCCGGCTTCATCTGCCCCAAGGGGGCCAGCTTCGCCGAACTCGACAACGACCCCGACCGGTTGGCCACCCCGCTGGTGCGGCGCGACGGCGTCCTGACCGAGGCCACCTGGGACGAGGCGTTCGCCGCGGTCGCCGACGGCCTCGGCGGTGTCCTCGCCCAGCACGGCGGTGGCGCGGTCGGCGTCTACCTCGGTAATCCCAACGCGCACACCGTCGCGGGCGGGCTCTACACCCCGCTGGTGGTGCGCGCGCTGGGCACCCGGCAGGTGTTCTCGGCCAGCACGCTCGATCAGATGCCCAAGCACGTGGCGCTGGGCCTGATGTTCGGCAGCCCCGTCGCGTTCACCGTTCCCGACCTGGACCGCACCGACTACCTGGTGGTGATCGGGGCCAATCCGCTGGTCTCCAACGGCAGTGTGACCACCGCCCCCGACTTCCCCGGCAAGCTGCGCGCGCTGCGCAAGCGGGGCGGCCGGCTGGTCGTCATCGATCCGGCCCGCACCCGCACCGCCGAGATCGCCGATCGGCACCTGGCCCCGCGCCCCGGCACCGACGCGGCGCTGTTGCTGGGGGTGGTGCACGCACTGTTCGACGAAGCCCTCGTCGACCTCGGACCGGTGGCCGAGCACGTCGACGGTCTCGAGCAGGTGCGGGCGCTGGCCGACGACTTCGCCCCCGAGGTCGTCGCCGACCACTGCGGCGTGGCCGCGTCGGAGATCCGGGTGCTGGCCCGCGAGCTCGCCGCGGCGCCGTCGGCCGCGGTCTACGGCCGCATCGGCACCTCCACCGTCGAGTTCGGCACGCTGGGCAGCTGGCTCGTCGACGTCGTCAACATCCTCACCGGAAATCTGGACCGGCCCGGCGGGGTGATGTTCCCGCTGGCGCCCACCGCCCCGGCGCCGCGGCCGCCCAAGCCCGGCCGCGGGTTCCGCACCGGTCGGTGGCACAGCCGCGTGTCCGGGTATCCCGAGGCGCTGTCCGAACTGCCGGCGGCTGCGCTGGCCGAGGAGATCGAGACCCCCGGCGAGGGGCAGATCAAGGCGATCGTCACGATCGCCGGCAATCCGGTGCTGTCCGCGCCCGACGGCGACCGCCTCGACCGGGCGCTCGCGAGTGTGGATTTCATGCTCAGCGTCGACCCCTACCTCAACGAGACGACCCGGCACGCCGACGTCATCCTGCCGCCGCCCCCGCCGTCGGCGAGCCCGCATTTCGATCTGGCGCTCAACGCGCTCGCGGTGCGCAACAACGCGCGCTACTCGCCGCCGGTGCTGCCCCGCGCCGACCGGCCCGACGAGGCCGAGATCCTGGCGCGCATCGTGCTGATCCTGTCCGGCGTCGGGGCTGACGGCGATCCGGCTCTGGTCGACGATCAGGTCATCGCGGCGACGCTGGCCAAGGAGACCGCCGACCCGGACTCACCGGTGGCCGGGCGGGACGTCGACGAACTGACCGCGATGCTGGCCGAGGGCCCCGGCTACGAGCGGCGACTCGACCTGATGCTCCGGTTGGGTGCCTACGGCGACGCGTTCGGCGCCCGGCCCGACGGGTTGACGCTGGCCGCGCTGAAGGCCGCACCGCACGGCATCGACCTCGGGCCGTTGCGGCCGCGGCTGGCCGAGGTGCTCCGAACCCCTTCGGGCCGAATCGAACTCGCCCCCGACCAGCTGGTGGCCGACACCGCGCGGCTCCGTGAGGCGGTGACGTCGACACCGGCCGCGATGGTGCTGATCGGCCGGCGCCATCTGCGCTCGAACAACAGCTGGATGCACAACCTGCCGGCGCTGGCCGGCGGCACCAACCGGTGCACCCTGCGGATCCATCCCGACGACGCGGCCGAGATCGGCGTCACCGACACCGCCCGGGTGAAGGGGCCCGGGGGCGAGCTGGTGGTTCCGGTGGAACTCGACGACGGGATGCGCCGCGGCGTCACCTCCCTGCCGCACGGCTGGGGACACGACCGTGCCGGCACAGGTCAGCAGGTGGCCGCCGCCGAGCCGGGCGTCAACGTCAACCAACTCAACGACGGGACGACGCTCGATCCACTGTCGGGCACCGCGGTGCTCAACGGCATCCCGGTGCTCGTCGAGCCCGTCGGTTAG
- a CDS encoding SIMPL domain-containing protein, whose translation MPITATARKVTLAAASGLLVAGLTACDAQSGPTLEPSSDTRQVTVVGEGQVEGTPDTLTVNASMESLAPDATTAMNETNELQQQVIDALVELGIDRRDLSTTEASLQPQFGPQDNTITAYRATNSLDVKIRDLTRASDAISLVVSTGGNAARVNSISYSIEDDSQLVRDARARAFEDAKDRANQYAQLSGLDLGKVISISESAGPTPPVPMPASPRALEAAVPLEPGQQTVGFTVTVVWELA comes from the coding sequence ATGCCGATCACAGCCACCGCCAGGAAAGTCACCCTCGCCGCCGCCAGCGGTCTGCTGGTCGCGGGACTCACGGCGTGTGACGCGCAGTCCGGACCGACACTGGAGCCCAGTTCGGACACCCGGCAGGTCACCGTGGTCGGCGAGGGACAGGTCGAGGGCACCCCGGACACCCTGACGGTCAACGCATCGATGGAGTCGTTGGCGCCGGACGCGACGACCGCGATGAACGAGACCAACGAACTGCAACAGCAGGTGATCGACGCGCTGGTCGAGCTCGGCATCGACCGCCGGGATCTGTCCACCACCGAGGCCAGCCTGCAGCCGCAGTTCGGGCCGCAGGACAACACCATCACCGCCTACCGGGCCACCAACTCGCTCGACGTCAAGATCCGCGACCTGACCCGGGCCTCCGACGCGATCTCGCTGGTGGTCAGCACCGGCGGCAACGCGGCGCGGGTCAACTCGATCAGCTACTCCATCGAGGACGACTCCCAGCTGGTGCGTGATGCGCGAGCCAGGGCGTTCGAGGACGCGAAGGACCGCGCCAACCAATATGCGCAGCTGTCCGGCCTGGATCTGGGCAAGGTCATCTCGATCTCCGAGTCGGCCGGGCCGACGCCGCCGGTGCCGATGCCCGCGTCCCCGCGGGCGCTGGAAGCCGCCGTGCCGCTGGAACCGGGCCAGCAGACCGTCGGCTTCACGGTGACGGTCGTCTGGGAGCTGGCCTAA
- a CDS encoding alpha/beta fold hydrolase, whose amino-acid sequence MVQTNGVWLRVAEAGQRGAPLVVLCHGFPQLAFTWRHQIDALAAAGYHVLAPDQRGYGGSEAPEAVEAYSVDELTADVVGLLDSEVGGGADQAVLVGHDFGAVVAWTAPLLAPQRFRAVAGLSLPPVPRPRVPTTQAFRRIVGDRFFYILYFQEPGPADAELARDPATTFRKIFAMGPSAVSDATGAAAGFLDRLPDPGRVPPWLSERDFAVYVDEFTRSGFTAPLNWYRCFDRSWELTADPPAPTVDVPALFIGGTADPTLAYTPRHRAREVVTGDYREVMIDGAGHWLPEERPDEVTRLLTEFLAGLP is encoded by the coding sequence ATGGTGCAGACGAACGGGGTGTGGCTGCGCGTGGCCGAGGCCGGGCAGCGGGGCGCTCCGCTGGTGGTGCTCTGCCACGGCTTCCCGCAGCTCGCGTTCACGTGGCGACACCAGATCGACGCGCTGGCCGCCGCGGGCTATCACGTGCTGGCCCCCGACCAACGCGGGTACGGCGGCTCGGAGGCGCCCGAGGCGGTCGAGGCCTACTCCGTCGACGAGTTGACCGCCGACGTGGTCGGGCTTCTCGACTCGGAGGTCGGCGGTGGCGCCGACCAGGCGGTGCTGGTGGGCCACGATTTCGGCGCCGTGGTCGCCTGGACGGCGCCCCTGCTGGCGCCGCAGCGCTTCCGCGCGGTCGCCGGGCTGAGCCTGCCCCCGGTGCCCAGGCCCAGGGTCCCCACCACCCAGGCCTTCCGCCGCATCGTCGGGGACCGCTTCTTCTACATCCTGTACTTCCAGGAACCCGGCCCCGCCGACGCCGAGCTGGCCCGCGACCCGGCCACGACGTTCCGCAAGATCTTCGCGATGGGCCCCAGCGCCGTCAGTGACGCCACCGGCGCTGCCGCAGGCTTCCTCGACCGCCTCCCCGACCCGGGCCGGGTGCCGCCCTGGCTGTCGGAACGCGACTTCGCGGTCTATGTCGACGAGTTCACCCGCAGCGGGTTCACCGCACCGCTGAACTGGTACCGCTGCTTCGACCGCAGCTGGGAGTTGACGGCCGACCCGCCCGCGCCGACCGTCGACGTCCCCGCGCTGTTCATCGGCGGCACCGCCGACCCGACCCTGGCCTACACGCCGCGGCACCGGGCGCGTGAGGTCGTCACCGGCGACTACCGCGAGGTGATGATCGACGGCGCCGGCCACTGGCTGCCCGAGGAACGGCCCGACGAGGTGACGCGCCTGCTGACGGAGTTCCTCGCGGGCCTGCCCTGA
- the ftsH gene encoding ATP-dependent zinc metalloprotease FtsH, with protein MNRKNVIRTLTVIAVVLLLGWSFFYFSDDTRGYKPVDTSVAVAQIAGDNVDKAQLDDREQQLRLELKNEVEGSKQIITKYPTGYGVPLFEQLQSKNAKINTVVNQSSMLGTLLIYMLPLLLLVALFVMFSRMQTGGRMGFGFGKSKAKQLSKDMPKTTFADVAGVDEAVEELYEIKDFLQNPSRYQALGAKIPRGVLLYGPPGTGKTLLARAVAGEAGVPFFTISGSDFVEMFVGVGASRVRDMFEQAKQNSPCIIFVDEIDAVGRQRGAGMGGGHDEREQTLNQLLVEMDGFGDRQGVILIAATNRPDILDPALLRPGRFDRQIPVTSPDLAGRKSVLRVHSQGKPMAPDADLDGLAKRTVGMSGADLANVINEAALLTARENGTVITGAALEEAVDRVVGGPRRKSRIISEQEKKITAYHEGGHTLAAWAMPDIEPIYKVTILARGRTGGHAVAVPEDDKGLMTRSEMIARLVFAMGGRAAEELVFREPTTGAVSDIEQATKIARAMVTEYGMSSKLGAVRYGTEHGDPFLGRTMGTQADYSHEVARDIDDEIRKLIEAAHTEAWEILTEYRDVLDTLAGQLLEKETLHRNELEAIFSDVKKRPRLTMFDDFGGRIPSDKPPIKTPGELAIERGEPWPKPVPEPAFKTAIAQASKAAAESGNNGANGASGAHGANGAPNGPTQPDYGAPAGWHAPGWPPPPQQQQPQRPQPQHQGPPQHQQPQHQQPQGYWYPPSGWQGAPAPHYPPYQQPPQQSGQQDQGNENGRDHGRHEGRNDAPRRD; from the coding sequence ATGAACCGAAAAAATGTGATCCGCACACTCACGGTGATCGCCGTGGTGTTGTTGCTCGGTTGGTCGTTCTTCTACTTCAGCGACGACACCCGCGGATACAAGCCCGTCGACACGTCCGTCGCGGTGGCCCAGATCGCCGGCGACAACGTCGACAAGGCGCAGCTCGACGACCGCGAACAACAGCTTCGGCTGGAGCTGAAGAACGAGGTCGAGGGCAGCAAGCAGATCATCACCAAGTACCCGACCGGGTACGGCGTGCCGCTGTTCGAGCAGCTGCAGAGCAAGAACGCCAAGATCAACACGGTGGTCAACCAGAGCAGCATGCTCGGCACGCTGCTGATCTACATGCTCCCGTTGCTGTTGCTGGTCGCGCTGTTCGTGATGTTCTCCCGCATGCAGACCGGCGGCCGGATGGGCTTCGGCTTCGGCAAGTCCAAGGCCAAGCAGCTTTCCAAGGACATGCCCAAGACCACGTTCGCCGACGTCGCCGGCGTCGACGAGGCGGTCGAGGAGCTCTACGAGATCAAGGACTTCCTGCAGAACCCGTCGCGGTATCAGGCGCTGGGCGCCAAGATCCCGCGCGGCGTGCTGCTCTACGGTCCGCCCGGCACCGGTAAGACGCTGCTGGCCCGCGCCGTGGCGGGGGAAGCCGGCGTCCCGTTCTTCACCATCTCGGGCTCGGATTTCGTCGAGATGTTCGTCGGGGTCGGCGCCTCCCGCGTGCGCGACATGTTCGAACAGGCCAAGCAGAACAGCCCGTGCATCATCTTCGTCGACGAGATCGACGCGGTCGGTCGCCAGCGTGGTGCGGGTATGGGCGGCGGCCACGACGAACGCGAACAGACGCTGAACCAGCTGCTGGTGGAGATGGACGGCTTCGGCGACCGCCAGGGCGTCATCCTCATCGCGGCCACCAACCGGCCCGACATCCTCGACCCGGCCCTGCTGCGGCCCGGCCGCTTCGACCGCCAGATCCCGGTCACCAGCCCCGACCTGGCCGGCCGCAAGTCCGTGCTGCGGGTGCACTCGCAGGGCAAGCCGATGGCTCCCGATGCCGACCTCGACGGGCTGGCCAAGCGCACCGTCGGGATGTCGGGCGCCGACCTGGCCAACGTGATCAACGAGGCCGCGCTGCTGACGGCCCGGGAGAACGGCACCGTGATCACCGGCGCCGCGCTCGAGGAAGCCGTCGACCGCGTCGTCGGCGGTCCGCGCCGCAAGAGCCGGATCATCAGCGAACAGGAGAAGAAGATCACGGCCTACCACGAGGGTGGGCACACCCTCGCGGCGTGGGCGATGCCCGACATCGAGCCGATCTACAAGGTGACGATCCTGGCCCGCGGCCGCACCGGCGGCCACGCCGTGGCCGTCCCCGAAGACGACAAGGGCCTGATGACCCGGTCGGAGATGATCGCCCGGCTGGTCTTCGCGATGGGCGGCCGCGCCGCCGAGGAACTGGTGTTCCGTGAGCCCACCACCGGCGCGGTGTCCGACATCGAGCAGGCCACCAAGATCGCCCGCGCCATGGTCACCGAGTACGGCATGAGTTCCAAGCTGGGTGCGGTGCGCTACGGCACCGAGCACGGTGATCCGTTCCTAGGTCGCACGATGGGCACCCAGGCCGACTACAGCCACGAGGTCGCCCGCGACATCGACGACGAGATCCGCAAGCTCATCGAGGCCGCCCACACCGAGGCGTGGGAGATCCTCACCGAGTACCGCGACGTGCTCGACACGCTGGCCGGGCAGCTGCTCGAGAAGGAGACGCTGCACCGCAACGAGCTCGAGGCGATCTTCTCCGACGTGAAGAAGCGCCCACGACTGACCATGTTCGACGACTTCGGCGGGCGGATCCCGTCGGACAAGCCGCCGATCAAGACGCCGGGCGAGTTGGCCATCGAACGCGGCGAGCCGTGGCCCAAACCCGTGCCCGAACCGGCCTTCAAGACCGCCATCGCGCAAGCCTCCAAAGCCGCTGCCGAATCGGGCAACAACGGTGCCAACGGTGCCAGTGGTGCCCACGGCGCCAACGGCGCTCCCAACGGTCCGACCCAGCCCGACTACGGCGCCCCCGCGGGCTGGCACGCGCCGGGCTGGCCGCCGCCACCCCAACAGCAGCAGCCCCAGCGACCGCAGCCCCAGCATCAGGGGCCGCCGCAGCATCAGCAGCCCCAGCACCAGCAGCCGCAGGGCTATTGGTATCCGCCGTCGGGCTGGCAGGGTGCGCCGGCGCCGCACTACCCGCCCTACCAGCAGCCCCCGCAGCAGAGCGGCCAGCAGGACCAGGGCAACGAGAACGGGCGCGACCACGGACGTCACGAAGGCCGTAACGACGCGCCCCGCCGGGACTAG
- the folE gene encoding GTP cyclohydrolase I FolE, with protein sequence MTRSHNNSATITLATFDQARAEAAVRELLIAVGEDPDREGLVDTPARVARAYREIFAGLYTDPDDVLKTMFDEQHDELVLVKDIPMYSTCEHHLVSFHGVAHVGYIPGEDGRVTGLSKLARVVDLYAKRPQVQERLTAQVADALMRRLDPRGVIVVIEAEHLCMAMRGIRKPGAVTTTSAVRGQFKTDKASRAEALDLILRK encoded by the coding sequence ATGACGCGGTCGCACAACAACTCGGCCACGATCACCCTCGCCACATTCGACCAGGCCCGCGCGGAGGCAGCTGTTCGCGAGCTGCTGATCGCCGTCGGCGAAGACCCCGACCGGGAGGGTCTGGTCGACACGCCGGCCCGGGTGGCCCGCGCCTACCGGGAGATCTTCGCCGGGCTCTACACCGACCCCGACGACGTCCTCAAGACCATGTTCGACGAGCAGCACGATGAGCTCGTGCTGGTCAAGGACATCCCGATGTACTCGACCTGCGAACATCACCTGGTGTCGTTCCACGGGGTGGCGCATGTCGGCTACATCCCCGGCGAGGACGGCCGGGTCACCGGGCTGTCGAAGCTGGCCCGGGTGGTCGATCTGTACGCCAAGCGGCCGCAGGTGCAGGAGCGGCTGACCGCGCAGGTGGCCGACGCGCTGATGCGCAGGCTCGACCCGCGCGGCGTCATCGTGGTCATCGAGGCCGAGCACCTGTGCATGGCGATGCGCGGCATCCGGAAGCCCGGGGCGGTCACGACGACCTCGGCGGTGCGCGGACAGTTCAAGACCGACAAGGCATCTCGCGCCGAAGCTCTGGACCTGATCCTTCGCAAGTGA
- the folP gene encoding dihydropteroate synthase → MGVVNVTDDSFSDGGLFLDRDRAIEHGVGLAAAGAAIVDVGGESTRPGAVRVDPDIETARVLPVIRELAQQSITVSIDTMHAKVAAAAVAHGASIVNDVSGGRADPDMVRVVAEAGVPWVLMHWRSVGQDRPHEVPDYGDVVTEVRDELLSGVDAAVTAGVDPAKLIIDPGLGFAKTAAHNWALLAALPDFVATGIPVLVGASRKRFLGTLLAGPDGRPRPPDGRETATAVISALAGWHGAWGVRVHDVAASVDALAVVSAWQDAAHGKGSRD, encoded by the coding sequence ATGGGCGTGGTCAACGTCACCGACGACTCCTTCTCCGACGGCGGTCTGTTCCTCGACCGCGATCGCGCGATCGAGCACGGCGTCGGGCTCGCGGCCGCGGGCGCGGCGATCGTCGACGTCGGCGGTGAGTCCACCCGCCCCGGCGCGGTGCGCGTCGACCCCGACATCGAGACCGCGCGGGTGCTGCCCGTGATCAGAGAACTCGCCCAGCAATCGATCACGGTCAGCATCGACACCATGCACGCGAAGGTGGCCGCCGCGGCCGTGGCGCACGGCGCGTCGATCGTCAACGACGTGTCCGGGGGCCGGGCCGACCCGGACATGGTCCGGGTGGTCGCCGAGGCCGGGGTGCCGTGGGTGTTGATGCACTGGCGGTCGGTGGGGCAGGACCGGCCCCACGAGGTACCCGACTACGGCGACGTGGTCACCGAGGTGCGTGACGAACTGCTCTCGGGGGTGGACGCCGCCGTCACCGCCGGGGTGGACCCGGCCAAGCTGATCATCGATCCGGGCCTCGGGTTCGCCAAGACCGCAGCGCACAACTGGGCGCTGCTGGCGGCGCTGCCCGATTTCGTCGCGACCGGTATCCCGGTGCTGGTGGGGGCTTCGCGCAAACGGTTCCTCGGCACGCTGCTCGCCGGCCCCGACGGGCGGCCCCGCCCGCCGGACGGGCGCGAAACCGCCACCGCGGTGATCTCGGCGCTGGCCGGCTGGCACGGCGCCTGGGGCGTGCGGGTGCACGACGTCGCGGCCTCGGTCGACGCGCTCGCGGTGGTCTCGGCCTGGCAGGACGCGGCGCACGGGAAGGGGTCACGTGACTGA
- the folB gene encoding dihydroneopterin aldolase, translating to MTDRIELRGLRVRGFHGVYDHERREGQDFVVDITVWMDLDVAAASDDLADTLDYGALAQRAADVVAGPPRQLIETVAAEIADGVLADERVHATEVVVHKPTAPIPLEFADVAVVARRSRRGGQGAPPA from the coding sequence GTGACTGACCGGATCGAGTTGCGCGGCCTGCGGGTCCGCGGCTTCCACGGCGTGTACGACCACGAGCGGCGCGAGGGCCAGGACTTCGTCGTCGACATCACGGTCTGGATGGACCTCGACGTCGCGGCCGCCAGCGATGACCTGGCCGACACCCTCGATTACGGTGCGCTGGCGCAGCGGGCCGCCGACGTGGTGGCCGGGCCGCCGCGTCAGCTGATCGAGACGGTGGCCGCGGAGATCGCCGACGGCGTGCTGGCCGACGAGCGGGTGCACGCCACCGAAGTGGTGGTGCACAAGCCGACGGCCCCGATCCCGCTGGAGTTCGCCGACGTGGCGGTGGTGGCCCGCCGGTCGCGCCGCGGCGGGCAAGGGGCGCCACCGGCTTGA
- the folK gene encoding 2-amino-4-hydroxy-6-hydroxymethyldihydropteridine diphosphokinase, producing the protein MTTTVLSIGSNLGDRSAHLQSVLDALGAAVRAVSPVYETAAWGGVEQGPFLNAVVVADDPARDAHAWLARAHEIEDAARRVRTQHWGPRTLDVDLVQVRTDDGEVTVDDDVLTLPHRHAHQRAFVLVPWLAVEPDATLTQTGSRVAVATLLAGLKPAERAGVRETDLQLVVR; encoded by the coding sequence TTGACCACCACAGTGCTTTCCATCGGGTCCAACCTCGGGGACCGATCGGCTCACCTGCAGTCGGTGCTCGACGCGCTCGGCGCCGCGGTGCGCGCGGTGTCCCCGGTCTACGAGACCGCGGCCTGGGGCGGGGTCGAACAGGGCCCGTTCCTCAACGCGGTGGTAGTGGCCGATGACCCCGCCCGCGACGCGCACGCCTGGTTGGCGCGCGCACACGAGATCGAGGACGCGGCCCGGCGGGTGCGTACCCAGCACTGGGGTCCGCGCACGCTCGACGTCGACCTGGTCCAGGTCCGCACCGACGACGGCGAGGTGACGGTCGACGACGACGTGCTGACGCTTCCGCACCGGCACGCGCACCAGCGCGCGTTCGTTCTGGTGCCGTGGCTGGCCGTGGAGCCCGACGCGACGCTGACGCAGACCGGTTCCCGCGTCGCGGTGGCGACGCTGCTCGCCGGCCTGAAGCCGGCCGAGCGGGCGGGCGTGCGGGAAACGGATCTGCAGCTGGTGGTCCGCTGA
- a CDS encoding DUF3180 domain-containing protein — protein MGPTRVRDLAAAVAVTTVLGYLLVRIVYRWFPPITVWTGVSLLGVAVAVAGWGFYVRARIRDGDIGVGVNRLHPLAVARSVVIAKACAWMGGVVLGWWLGVAVYLVPRRSELRVAAQDFPGVAVAALCALALVIAGLWLQHCCKSPDDASADAEPAPD, from the coding sequence ATGGGGCCGACCCGGGTGCGTGACCTGGCCGCGGCTGTCGCCGTGACCACGGTGCTCGGCTACCTGCTGGTGCGCATCGTCTACCGGTGGTTCCCGCCGATCACGGTCTGGACCGGGGTGTCGCTGCTGGGTGTCGCGGTGGCCGTCGCCGGGTGGGGCTTCTACGTGCGCGCCCGAATCCGCGACGGCGACATCGGGGTCGGGGTGAACAGGCTGCACCCGCTGGCGGTGGCGCGCTCGGTCGTCATCGCCAAGGCCTGCGCGTGGATGGGTGGCGTGGTGCTGGGCTGGTGGCTCGGGGTGGCGGTCTACCTGGTGCCGCGACGTAGCGAACTGCGCGTGGCCGCGCAGGATTTCCCCGGCGTCGCGGTGGCCGCGCTGTGCGCGCTGGCACTGGTGATCGCGGGGTTGTGGCTGCAGCATTGCTGCAAGTCGCCAGACGACGCGTCCGCCGACGCCGAGCCGGCCCCGGATTGA
- a CDS encoding DUF6779 domain-containing protein, whose amino-acid sequence MMDPTRGARLRRSGRRPGWILLTVLLVLAIGASSALVFTNRVELLKLAVILALWAAVVAAFVSVIYRRQSDSDQAKVRDLKLVYDLQLEREISARREYELTVEAHLRRELAAELREQSADEVGALRAELAALRANLEYLFDTDLSHRHAIEDRSRPALGEWASGAEAAGRVSSSRVDTAEEVGVGAGYADAHAPDTVESPIIDVPAVPHPEEAPAAEPSGAHRRAGEDAPRRHHRDEAPAAAAHWAPPTPAPPHAPEPQMPWLPPQQQPAPASPPPPPQQQPVMPPPAQPQSEYVGRRRRDDAPPVGRHYAAPEPEPEPEPPPAPPEDDEGGGAHTGGQSVAELLARLQASPAPGGRRRRRDE is encoded by the coding sequence ATGATGGATCCGACCCGCGGCGCCCGGCTTCGGCGCAGCGGTCGAAGGCCGGGTTGGATCTTGCTGACGGTGTTGCTGGTGCTGGCGATCGGCGCCAGCTCGGCGCTGGTGTTCACCAACCGCGTCGAGCTGCTCAAGCTCGCCGTGATCCTGGCGCTGTGGGCCGCGGTCGTCGCCGCGTTCGTGTCGGTGATCTACCGCCGCCAGTCCGACAGCGACCAGGCCAAGGTCCGCGACCTGAAGTTGGTCTACGACCTGCAGCTGGAGCGGGAGATCTCGGCGCGCCGCGAATACGAGCTGACCGTGGAGGCCCATCTGCGCCGCGAACTCGCCGCAGAACTGCGGGAGCAGTCCGCCGATGAGGTCGGGGCGCTGCGCGCCGAACTGGCCGCGCTGCGGGCCAACCTCGAGTACCTGTTCGACACCGACCTGTCGCACCGCCACGCGATCGAGGACCGCAGCCGGCCGGCGCTGGGGGAATGGGCTTCGGGTGCCGAGGCCGCCGGCCGGGTCAGCAGCAGCCGCGTCGACACCGCCGAGGAGGTCGGCGTGGGCGCCGGCTATGCCGACGCCCACGCCCCGGACACGGTCGAGAGCCCGATCATCGACGTGCCCGCGGTGCCGCATCCGGAGGAAGCGCCCGCCGCGGAACCGTCGGGTGCGCACCGGCGCGCCGGCGAGGACGCCCCGCGTCGCCATCACCGCGACGAGGCCCCGGCCGCGGCCGCGCACTGGGCACCCCCGACACCGGCTCCGCCGCACGCCCCCGAGCCGCAGATGCCGTGGCTGCCGCCGCAACAGCAGCCCGCACCGGCCTCTCCGCCGCCTCCGCCGCAGCAGCAGCCGGTGATGCCGCCACCGGCGCAACCGCAGAGCGAGTACGTCGGCCGTCGCCGGCGCGACGACGCCCCACCGGTCGGCAGGCACTACGCCGCGCCCGAACCGGAGCCCGAGCCGGAGCCGCCGCCGGCCCCGCCCGAGGACGACGAGGGCGGCGGCGCGCACACCGGCGGCCAGTCGGTGGCCGAACTCCTGGCCCGGCTGCAGGCGTCGCCGGCGCCGGGCGGGCGGCGCAGGCGCCGCGACGAGTGA